Proteins co-encoded in one Myripristis murdjan chromosome 4, fMyrMur1.1, whole genome shotgun sequence genomic window:
- the scamp4 gene encoding secretory carrier-associated membrane protein 4 isoform X1 — MAERVNNFPPLPQFLRIKPCFYQNIEEEIPAPYQQLVRKVYMLWMMYSATLCMNVISCIAWWAGGGAAQNFGFSLLWLILFSPCSYNLLVRPLYKAFRADSSFNFMAFFFIFFLQCVLTLIQAIGISGWGTCGWIATVMFFSYNVGSAIVMLITTLLFTLVTVLMGLVLIKVHRLYRGGGGSFERAQEEWSTGMWKSAPVREAGFNAVAQTAQGPSLPQYPAAVPSYPDNSH, encoded by the exons ATGGCAG AGAGAGTGAATAACTTTCCGCCCCTGCCTCAGTTCCTGAGAATTAAGCCTTGCTTTTACCAGAACATCGAGGAGGAAATTCCTGCACCCTACCAGCAGTTAGTGCGCAAAGTCTACATGCTATGGATGA TGTATTCAGCCACCCTGTGCATGAATGTGATCTCATGTATTGCCTGGTGGGCTGGAGGTGGAGCTGCCCAAAACTTTGGCTTCTCCTTGCTCTGGCTCATCCTCTTCAGTCCCTGTAGTTACAACCTGCTGGTTCGACCACTCTACAAAGCTTTCAG GGCTGACAGCTCTTTCAACTTCATGgccttcttcttcatcttctttctTCAGTGTGTCTTGACCCTCATCCAGGCTATAGGCATCTCTGGCTGGGGAACTTG CGGGTGGATTGCGACAGTGATGTTTTTCAGCTACAACGTGGGCTCTGCTATAGTGATGCTTATCACAACTCTGCTCTTCACTTTGGTGACTGTTTTAATGGGACTGGTTCTCATCAAG GTGCACAGGCTGTACCGCGGTGGTGGCGGGAGTTTTGAGCGTGCTCAGGAGGAGTGGAGCACTGGGATGTGGAAGAGTGCGCCCGTGAGGGAAGCAGGGTTCAACGCAGTCGCTCAAACGGCCCAAGGTCCAAGCTTGCCTCAGTACCCTGCTGCAGTGCCGAGCTACCCCGACAACAGCCACTAG
- the scamp4 gene encoding secretory carrier-associated membrane protein 4 isoform X2 — translation MLWMMYSATLCMNVISCIAWWAGGGAAQNFGFSLLWLILFSPCSYNLLVRPLYKAFRADSSFNFMAFFFIFFLQCVLTLIQAIGISGWGTCGWIATVMFFSYNVGSAIVMLITTLLFTLVTVLMGLVLIKVHRLYRGGGGSFERAQEEWSTGMWKSAPVREAGFNAVAQTAQGPSLPQYPAAVPSYPDNSH, via the exons ATGCTATGGATGA TGTATTCAGCCACCCTGTGCATGAATGTGATCTCATGTATTGCCTGGTGGGCTGGAGGTGGAGCTGCCCAAAACTTTGGCTTCTCCTTGCTCTGGCTCATCCTCTTCAGTCCCTGTAGTTACAACCTGCTGGTTCGACCACTCTACAAAGCTTTCAG GGCTGACAGCTCTTTCAACTTCATGgccttcttcttcatcttctttctTCAGTGTGTCTTGACCCTCATCCAGGCTATAGGCATCTCTGGCTGGGGAACTTG CGGGTGGATTGCGACAGTGATGTTTTTCAGCTACAACGTGGGCTCTGCTATAGTGATGCTTATCACAACTCTGCTCTTCACTTTGGTGACTGTTTTAATGGGACTGGTTCTCATCAAG GTGCACAGGCTGTACCGCGGTGGTGGCGGGAGTTTTGAGCGTGCTCAGGAGGAGTGGAGCACTGGGATGTGGAAGAGTGCGCCCGTGAGGGAAGCAGGGTTCAACGCAGTCGCTCAAACGGCCCAAGGTCCAAGCTTGCCTCAGTACCCTGCTGCAGTGCCGAGCTACCCCGACAACAGCCACTAG
- the chaf1a gene encoding LOW QUALITY PROTEIN: chromatin assembly factor 1 subunit A (The sequence of the model RefSeq protein was modified relative to this genomic sequence to represent the inferred CDS: inserted 8 bases in 7 codons; deleted 3 bases in 3 codons; substituted 2 bases at 2 genomic stop codons): protein MLAAENPSVDGHLVASSVTPRTRGMDCKPSKHASKKLVQARLPFKRLNPEPKENQQPKRPRAPPCLEPGLSDGENEAESPQLPVRNGPALVNGRGPLDGFLSRSRSARTNENXGIDLTEDSRSPRKHLEMEQADEERSASVSQLDXTQDSQSEAEEAGRVCKADVSSLGDKSMLSPSSVSSVSVAESSPEQTESAATPTEPKTTPKIPADEKKVKTKLMKSLQEQEXRLRLRQEKERQKGRGXSCKEKKKEECAAKLKEEREREKREKKEKDEREKPGEKRKEEKXKAERLKAKEEQRKSKQEXGKLEEKRKKEEEKRLKEEEKRLKEEKDRLKAEKAEITRFLQKPKTQQASKTLAAACGKFAPFEIKDNMCLAPLCRVQCEDSVLEELDQYLLKPDDSLDGLKDWIMKKPRRSGRTKPRQTGPLRECVVVAEGPKPDGVPDRKRYGPXKLLQFHENYRPAYWGTWSKKSSHXSPRCPLRQPQDLLDYEVDSDEEWEEEEPGESLSHSEGEDEEEGGDNEDDDDDGFFVPHGYLSDGEGXLEEEEGGDLEKQKIRQKLKAREWDEMMLLKKKVKVLEVVVRGCVWEGDGPALELLQPYAMCRIEPLPKTDTSPSPEESSRKRQEDEQLLGQLLPLLHGNVNSSKVIITEFQEFCRQQTSSSSSPPSLASPLCSADNIPTRIQLKRLIKNNAVYEKRSTHRRCCWYAHTNVLSRFGQEALPVPCQWTYLTTGAREESREEPQAATGSQGNSPSTPQTSSSTTPSSSNKRKSTGSMSITRFMKKCTDPEQTEAMETDGFQADTEDDDEEDCAIVSTQNGSTRENSSSNPITSAGDSQMEVTPTDAAACSLPSAASTFATA, encoded by the exons ATGTTGGCGGCGGAAAACCCATCCGTGGACGGGCATCTGGTAGCATCTAGCGTTACTCCACGTACAAGAG GCATGGATTGTAAACCCAGTAAGCATGCCAGCAAGAAACTTGTTCAAG CTCGTCTCCCATTTAAGCGCCTGAACCCTGAACCTAAAGAGAATCAACAACCAAAACGTCCCCGTGCGCCTCCCTGCCTTGAACCTGGGCTTTCAGATGGGGAGAATGAGGCGGAGTCCCCCCAGCTCCCTGTGCGTAATGGACCAGCCTTGGTTAACGGGCGTGGACCCCTT GATGGCTTCCTTAGTCGCAGCCGCTCTGCCCGTACAAATGAGAA AGGTATAGATCTCACAGAAGATTCAAGATCCCCCAGGAAGCATCTTG AGATGGAGCAAGCAGACGAGGAACGTTCTGCATCTGTCTCAcaactgg acacacaagaTTCTCAaagtgaggcagaggaggcaggacGAGTCTGCAAGGCAGATGTTTCCAGTCTAGGGGACAAGTCCATGCTGTCACCCTCATCAGTCAGCTCCGTGTCTGTTGCAGAGAGCTCACCAGAGCAGACCGAGAGCGCTGCTACACCTACA GAGCCAAAGACCACTCCCAAGATACCAGCAGATGAGAAAAAGGTCAAAACGAAGCTCATGAAG AGTTTGCAAGAACAAG GGAGGCTTCGCCTGCGTCAGGAGAAGGAGCGTCAGAAAGGAAGAGGCTAAAgctgcaaagagaaaaagaaagaagagtgcGCGGCAAAACTAAAGGAGGAGCGTGAAAGGGAAAAGcgggagaaaaaggaaaaagatgaGCGAGAGAAAccgggagaaaaaagaaaggaggaga gaaaggcAGAGCGGTTAAAAGCAAAAGAGGAGCAACGGAAATCAAAGCAAGAGTGA GGCAAACTTGAAGAAAAAcggaagaaagaagaggagaagcgattgaaagaggaggagaaacggttgaaagaagagaaagat CGTCTCAAAGCTGAGAAGGCAGAAATTACAAGGTTTCTACAAAAACCCAAGACC CAACAGGCCTCCAAG ACTCTTGCAGCCGCCTGTGGCAAGTTTGCT CCATTTGAGATCAAGGACAACATGTGTCTCGCACCACTGTGCCGGGTCCAGTGTGAGGACTCTGTTCTGGAGGAACTGGACCAGTACTTGTTGAAACCTGATGATAGCCTTGATGGACTTAAGGACTGGATTATGAAAAAACCCCGACGATCAGGGCGCACTAaacccagacagacaggtccACTCAG GGAGTGTGTGGTGGTGGCAGAAGGGCCTAAACCAGATGGTGTGCCAGACCGTAAACGTTATGGAC TGAAGCTGCTGCAGTTCCATGAGAACTACCGTCCAGCCTACTGGGGCACGTGGAGTAAGAAGAGCTCAC TCTCACCCCGCTGCCCCCTCAGACA ACCACAGGATCTGTTGGACTATGAGGTGGACAGTGATGAGgaatgggaggaagaggaaccCGGAGAGTCGCTGTCACACAGTGAAGGG gaggatgaggaggagggaggggacaaCGAAGATGATGACGACGACGGCTTCTTTGTTCCTCATGGTTACCTCTCAGACGGGGAGG CGTTGGAGGAAGAG gagGGCGGTGACCTGGAGAAGCAGAAAATACGCCAGAAACTGAAAGCAAGggagtgggatgagatgatgCTGTTGAAGAAGAAGGTGAAGGTGCTGGAGGTGGTGGTGAGGGGCTGTGTCTGGGAGGGAGACGGCCCTGCCTTGGAGCTCCTCCAGCCTTATGCCATGTGTCGGATAGAGCCTTTACCCAAAACAGACACCAGCCCCAGTCCTGAGGAATCATCACGGAAACGCCAGGAAGATGAACAAT TGCTCGgtcagctgctgcctctgctgcacgGCAACGTCAACAGCAGCAAGGTCATCATCACAGAGTTCCAGGAGTTCTGTCGGCAGcaaacatcctcctcctcatcacctcCCAGTCTGGCCAGTCCTCTGTGCTCAGCAGACAACATTCCTACCAG AATACAATTGAAGCGGCTCATCAAGAACAACGCTGTCTATGAGAAGCGCTCAACACACAGGCGCTGCTGCTGGTACGCGCACACAAACGTCCTATCTCGTTTTGGCCAGGAGGCCCTCCCAGTGCCCTGCCAGTGGACCTACCTCACCACAGGAGCTCGAGAAGAGTCCCGTGAAGAGCCTCAAGCAGCTACAGGCTCACAGGGAAACTCTCCCAGCACACCccaaacctcctcctccactacACCTTCATCCTCCAACAAGAGGAAGAGCACAGGCAGCATGTCCATCACCAGATTCATGAAGAAGTGTACTGACCCGGAGCAG ACAGAAGCAATGGAGACGGATGGTTTCCAAGCAGACACTGAGGATGACGATGAGGAGGATTGCGCCATCGTCTCTACACAGAATG GCTCAACCAGAGAAAACTCCTCGAGCAACCCCATCACCAGTGCGGGAGACAGCCAGATGGAAGTCACACCAACAGATGCAGCTGCCTGCAGCTTGCCTAGTGCTGCTTCTACATTTGCCACTGCCTAA
- the ubxn6 gene encoding UBX domain-containing protein 6 isoform X1: MKKFFDDIKKDIKFKSAGPGKKLTEETSSKPQVVQGSVSAKPRHAPTEGAQMAGAAALARIEQHQRPKVHTSQDAIRNQVKRELEAEAAAVAEKEKAAMAEGSKVSVKDPASLSVSGVYFTCPLTGATLTKSEREVHIKEAIFMRFEEDEVEASVMMMHTFNKDKEKVKAAVDIISKYVDNICKNPTEEKYRKIKISNKVFQEKVRCVEGSREFLQALGFQSTMLPVEGQEQEEEFLVLPEQNADALELMKERRDRLQRGEPVRAQLDRQPQAFRPSPNATRFELPPEFYNLTAEELKREQQQRSDLVEKNAMLRTKAMREREEQRERRKYNYTLLRIRLPDGNLLQGTFYAWDRLPVLFRFVRESLVDGWQPFELIAPGGQKLKETEEVALAECNLVPAALLTFSWDAAVQADIAAAGGKSPTLLKPELLETIQTLS; this comes from the exons ATGAAGAAGTTTTTTGACGACATTAAGAAGGACATTAAATTCAAATCTGCAGGACCTGGGAAGAAACTTACAGAAGAGACCAG cagcaaaccACAGGTGGTGCAGGGCAGCGTCAGTGCCAAGCCTCGCCATGCTCCCACCGAGGGGGCCCAGATGGCAGGAGCCGCAGCCCTGGCCAGGATCGAGCAGCACCAGCGGCCAAAGGTCCACACATCACAGGATGCCATCCGGAACCAGG TGAAAAGAGAGTTGGAGGCAGAGGCCGCTGCAGTGGCCGAAAAGGAAAAGGCAGCGATGGCAGAG gGATCCAAAGTGTCAGTGAAGGATCCTGCCTCTCTGTCAGTGTCAGGTGTGTATTTCACCTGTCCACTAACGGGAGCCACTTTAACTAAGAGCGAGAGGGAAGTACACATTAAAGAGGCCATTTTCATG CGGTTTGAAGAGGATGAAGTGGAGGCCTCTGTCATGATGATGCACACTTTTAACAAGGACAAAGAAAAAGTGAAGGCTGCTGTGGATATCATAAGCAA GTATGTTGACAATATATGCAAGAATCCAACAGAGGAGAAATACAGGAAGATTAAAATCAGCAACAAGGTTTTCCAG GAGAAGGTACGATGTGTTGAGGGCAGCAGAGAGTTCCTGCAGGCTCTGGGCTTCCAGAGCACCATGCTTCCTGTAGAGGGACAAG AGCAGGAAGAAGAGTTCCTGGTGTTGCCAGAGCAGAACGCTGATGCCCTGGAGTtaatgaaggagaggagggatcGTCTTCAGAGGGGAGAGCCAGTCAGAGCTCAGCTGGACAGGCAGCCTCAAGCGTTCAGACCCTCTCCTAACGCCACGCGATTTGAGCTGCCGCCGGAGTTCTACAACCTGACAGCGGAGGAGCTGAAGCGCGAGCAGCAACAGAG gagCGATTTGGTGGAGAAAAATGCCATGCTGCGCACCAAGGCcatgagggagagggaggagcagagggagaggcgGAAATACAACTACACTCTGTTGAGAATCAGACTGCCTGATGGAAACCTACTGCAAG GAACCTTTTATGCGTGGGATCGGTTGCCTGTGCTGTTCCGGTTCGTACGGGAGTCACTGGTGGACGGCTGGCAGCCCTTTGAGCTCATTGCTCCTGGAGGTCAAAAACTTAAAGAGACTGAAGAAGTTGCCCTCGCAGAATGTAACTTG GTCCCTGCAGCTCTGCTCACATTCTCCTGGGATGCAGCTGTGCAGGCGGACATTGCAGCTGCTGGTGGAAAGAGCCCTACTCTTCTCAAACCAGAGCTACTGGAGACCATTCAAACCCTCAGCTGA
- the ubxn6 gene encoding UBX domain-containing protein 6 isoform X2, whose product MKKFFDDIKKDIKFKSAGPGKKLTEETSKPQVVQGSVSAKPRHAPTEGAQMAGAAALARIEQHQRPKVHTSQDAIRNQVKRELEAEAAAVAEKEKAAMAEGSKVSVKDPASLSVSGVYFTCPLTGATLTKSEREVHIKEAIFMRFEEDEVEASVMMMHTFNKDKEKVKAAVDIISKYVDNICKNPTEEKYRKIKISNKVFQEKVRCVEGSREFLQALGFQSTMLPVEGQEQEEEFLVLPEQNADALELMKERRDRLQRGEPVRAQLDRQPQAFRPSPNATRFELPPEFYNLTAEELKREQQQRSDLVEKNAMLRTKAMREREEQRERRKYNYTLLRIRLPDGNLLQGTFYAWDRLPVLFRFVRESLVDGWQPFELIAPGGQKLKETEEVALAECNLVPAALLTFSWDAAVQADIAAAGGKSPTLLKPELLETIQTLS is encoded by the exons ATGAAGAAGTTTTTTGACGACATTAAGAAGGACATTAAATTCAAATCTGCAGGACCTGGGAAGAAACTTACAGAAGAGACCAG caaaccACAGGTGGTGCAGGGCAGCGTCAGTGCCAAGCCTCGCCATGCTCCCACCGAGGGGGCCCAGATGGCAGGAGCCGCAGCCCTGGCCAGGATCGAGCAGCACCAGCGGCCAAAGGTCCACACATCACAGGATGCCATCCGGAACCAGG TGAAAAGAGAGTTGGAGGCAGAGGCCGCTGCAGTGGCCGAAAAGGAAAAGGCAGCGATGGCAGAG gGATCCAAAGTGTCAGTGAAGGATCCTGCCTCTCTGTCAGTGTCAGGTGTGTATTTCACCTGTCCACTAACGGGAGCCACTTTAACTAAGAGCGAGAGGGAAGTACACATTAAAGAGGCCATTTTCATG CGGTTTGAAGAGGATGAAGTGGAGGCCTCTGTCATGATGATGCACACTTTTAACAAGGACAAAGAAAAAGTGAAGGCTGCTGTGGATATCATAAGCAA GTATGTTGACAATATATGCAAGAATCCAACAGAGGAGAAATACAGGAAGATTAAAATCAGCAACAAGGTTTTCCAG GAGAAGGTACGATGTGTTGAGGGCAGCAGAGAGTTCCTGCAGGCTCTGGGCTTCCAGAGCACCATGCTTCCTGTAGAGGGACAAG AGCAGGAAGAAGAGTTCCTGGTGTTGCCAGAGCAGAACGCTGATGCCCTGGAGTtaatgaaggagaggagggatcGTCTTCAGAGGGGAGAGCCAGTCAGAGCTCAGCTGGACAGGCAGCCTCAAGCGTTCAGACCCTCTCCTAACGCCACGCGATTTGAGCTGCCGCCGGAGTTCTACAACCTGACAGCGGAGGAGCTGAAGCGCGAGCAGCAACAGAG gagCGATTTGGTGGAGAAAAATGCCATGCTGCGCACCAAGGCcatgagggagagggaggagcagagggagaggcgGAAATACAACTACACTCTGTTGAGAATCAGACTGCCTGATGGAAACCTACTGCAAG GAACCTTTTATGCGTGGGATCGGTTGCCTGTGCTGTTCCGGTTCGTACGGGAGTCACTGGTGGACGGCTGGCAGCCCTTTGAGCTCATTGCTCCTGGAGGTCAAAAACTTAAAGAGACTGAAGAAGTTGCCCTCGCAGAATGTAACTTG GTCCCTGCAGCTCTGCTCACATTCTCCTGGGATGCAGCTGTGCAGGCGGACATTGCAGCTGCTGGTGGAAAGAGCCCTACTCTTCTCAAACCAGAGCTACTGGAGACCATTCAAACCCTCAGCTGA